The following proteins come from a genomic window of Panicum hallii strain FIL2 chromosome 8, PHallii_v3.1, whole genome shotgun sequence:
- the LOC112903375 gene encoding uncharacterized protein LOC112903375 translates to MAASNAASVSPAAAPRLSLLLGRRRSARVRAAAASPASAGGGAGGGSYLDMWRKAVERERRSAELARRLQAPAPAEAEAAAAPPVEVVERRTARFEDLLRVPREERDRVQRRQVIDRAAAALAAARAVLKEPPPAPAPAPASSPPPSPPQTPPQRAESAKVGSAGGSAAKESDRGSRTSAPAPVSQSAEVPESGGSSSYKQESSKLGTPGPDFWSWLPPVRDSSKPSKSGTGLKPSKKVDPVSRQPDLLEKEKSADYLSLPFETAFFEKKEDRSLPPFQSFAEPENVDSKADLAADAKETFEEQFSKNAAEAARALSESDDKSTHGIHPDGSMWWKETGVEQRPDGVLCKWTVIRGVSADGAVEWEDKYWEASDRFDHKELGSEKSGRDAAGNVWREYWKESMWQDYTCGVMHMEKTADKWGQNGKGEQWQEQWFEHYDSTGKAEKWADKWCSLDPDTPLDVGHAHVWHERWGETYDGSGGSTKYTDKWAERSEGDGWSKWGDKWDEHFDPSGHGIKQGETWWAGKYGDRWNRTWGEQHNGSGWVHKYGRSSSGEHWDTHVPQETWYERFPHFGFYHCFENSVQLRSVKRQPPHRK, encoded by the exons ATGGCGGCATCCAACGCCGCATCCgtgtccccggccgccgccccgcgcctctccctgctcctcggccgccgccgcagtgCCCGCgtccgcgcggccgccgcctcgcccgcctccgccggcgggggcgccggcggGGGCTCGTACCTGGACATGTGGAGGAAGGCAGTGGAGCGGGAGCGGCGGTCGGCGGAGCTCGCGCGCAGGCTCCAGgcgcccgcccccgccgaggcggaggcggccgcggccccgccGGTGGAGGTCGTGGAGAGGCGGACGGCGCGGTTCGAGGACCTGCTGCGGGTGCCGCGGGAGGAGCGCGACCGCGTGCAGCGCCGACAGGTCATCGAccgcgccgcggccgcgctcgccgccgcgcgcgccgtgctCAAGGAGCCGcctcccgcccccgccccggccccggcctcgtcgccgccgccgtccccgcccCAGACGCCGCCGCAGAGGGCGGAGAGTGCCAAGGTGGGATCGGCTGGGGGCAGCGCCGCGAAGGAATCGGATCGGGGCTCCAGAacgtcggcgccggcgccggtgtCGCAGTCGGCGGAAG TGCCAGAATCTGGGGGTTCATCTTCTTACAAGCAGGAAAGTTCCAAGCTTGGTACTCCAGGTCCAGATTTCTGGTCGTGGTTACCACCAGTGCGAGATAGCAGTAAACCTAGCAAAAGCGGTACTGGTTTGAAGCCATCCAAGAAAGTGGATCCTGTTTCCCGTCAGCCTGATCTGTTGGAAAAGGAAAAGTCAGCGGACTATTTATCACTCCCTTTTGAAACCGCCTTCTTTGAGAAGAAGGAAGATCGATCTCTTCCTCCCTTCCAGTCATTTGCTGAGCCTGAGAATGTGGATTCCAAGGCTGATCTAGCGGCTGATGCAAAGGAGACATTTGAAGAACAGTTCTCGAAAAATGCAGCTGAGGCAGCTAGAGCTCTTAGTGAAAGTGATGATAAATCAACCCATGGAATACATCCTGATGGTTCAATGTGGTGGAAGGAAACAGGTGTAGAACAAAGGCCTGATGGTGTACTTTGCAAGTGGACCGTTATTAGAGGAGTCAGTGCTGACGGTGCTGTTGAATGGGAAGACAAGTATTGGGAGGCTTCAGACCGGTTTGATCATAAAGAATTAGGTTCTGAGAAGTCGGGGCGTGATGCTGCAGGCAATGTTTGGCGGGAATACTGGAAGGAGTCAATGTGGCAG GATTACACCTGTGGGGTTATGCATATGGAGAAGACTGCAGATAAGTGGGGACAAAATGGGAAAGGGGAGCAGTGGCAAGAGCAATGGTTTGAGCATTATGATTCAACTGGTAAAGCTGAAAAATGGGCTGATAAATGGTGCAGCTTGGATCCAGATACACCACTGGATGTTGGGCATGCTCATGTTTGGCATGAAAG GTGGGGCGAGACGTACGACGGCAGCGGTGGAAGCACTAAGTACACTGACAAGTGGGCTGAGCGGTCAGAGGGTGATGGGTGGTCCAAGTGGGGCGACAAGTGGGATGAGCACTTTGACCCGAGCGGCCATGGAATCAAGCAGGGAGAGACGTGGTGGGCGGGCAAGTATGGAGACCGATGGAACCGCACCTGGGGTGAGCAGCATAACGGGTCCGGGTGGGTGCATAAGTACGGGCGCAGCAGCAGTGGTGAGCACTGGGACACACACGTCCCTCAGGAGACATGGTATGAGCGGTTTCCACACTTCGGGTTCTACCACTGCTTTGAGAACTCGGTGCAGCTCCGTTCAGTAAAGAGGCAGCCGCCGCACCGGAAGTGA
- the LOC112903303 gene encoding ADP-ribosylation factor-like protein 5, whose protein sequence is MGAWMSRVWFLMFPAREYKLVVVGLDNAGKTTTLYKLHLGEAVTAAPTIGSNVEEVVFKNLRFEVWDLGGQESLRTSWATYYRGTHAVIVVIDSTDRARINIIKDELVRLLQHTDLEGAVVLVFANKQDLKDAMSPAEITDALSLHSIKNHDWHIQASCAITGEGLYDGLGWIAQKVAGKATAS, encoded by the exons ATGGGCGCGTGGATGTCGCGCGTGTGGTTCCTGATGTTCCCGGCGCGGGAGTACAAGCTCGTCGTGGTGGGGCTCGACAACGCTGGCAAGACCACCACGCTCTACAAGCTCCACCTCGGCGAGGCCGTCACCGCCGCGCCCACCATCGGCAGCAACGTCGAGGAGGTCGTCTTCAAGAACCTGCGCTTCGAG GTGTGGGATCTAGGTGGACAAGAGAGCCTACGAACTTCATGGGCAACATACTACCGAGGAACTCATGCTGTCATCGTAGTAATTGACAGCACCGACCGCGCTCGGATCAACATCATCAAGGACGAGCTCGTCCGGTTGCTCCAACACACTGATCTGGAGGGCGCGGTTGTTCTCGTGTTCGCGAACAAGCAGGACCTCAAGGACGCCATGTCCCCCGCCGAGATCACCGACGCCCTCTCCCTCCACAGCATAAAGAACCATGACTGGCACATCCAGGCCTCGTGCGCCATCACCGGTGAGGGCCTGTACGACGGCCTGGGCTGGATCGCCCAGAAAGTCGCCGGCAAGGCTACGGCAAGCTGA